A single region of the Erythrobacter sp. HL-111 genome encodes:
- a CDS encoding J domain-containing protein, whose amino-acid sequence MSSTRFHGRHEGTRRTCEAPGCEEPGEFRAPGHRPSGFDGPGEWRWFCLEHVREFNAGYDWFEGMSAEEIYAAQNPASGWRTESPGFGPRAGVDGMPRWADFDDPLDAISARAGGIRSRAEREARMAMGGRFSKEEAAALETMGLGSDTDKRRLRRRYSELVRRYHPDRNGGDRSYEKRLGRVVEAYQVLRKSAAIG is encoded by the coding sequence ATGTCTTCCACCCGATTCCACGGCCGCCACGAAGGGACGCGGCGCACCTGCGAAGCCCCCGGATGCGAGGAGCCGGGCGAATTCCGCGCTCCCGGCCACCGCCCGAGCGGCTTCGACGGGCCCGGCGAGTGGCGCTGGTTCTGCCTCGAACACGTGCGCGAATTCAACGCCGGATACGACTGGTTCGAGGGGATGAGCGCGGAGGAGATCTACGCAGCGCAAAACCCGGCGAGCGGCTGGCGCACCGAAAGCCCCGGTTTCGGCCCGCGTGCGGGTGTGGACGGAATGCCGCGCTGGGCCGATTTCGACGATCCATTGGACGCGATCTCGGCCCGCGCCGGGGGCATCCGCAGCCGCGCCGAACGCGAGGCGCGCATGGCGATGGGCGGGCGCTTTTCGAAAGAGGAGGCCGCGGCGCTGGAGACGATGGGATTGGGCTCCGACACCGACAAACGGCGCCTCAGGCGGCGCTATTCCGAACTGGTGCGGCGCTATCATCCCGATCGCAACGGCGGCGATCGGTCTTACGAAAAGCGTTTGGGCCGCGTGGTCGAGGCCTACCAGGTGCTCAGGAAGAGCGCGGCGATCGGCTAG
- a CDS encoding alpha/beta fold hydrolase, whose amino-acid sequence MMELKRVELANGIHLDVVDEGPTDAPVLIFLHGFPESHRTWRHQIRHFAGRFRCIAPDQRGYRGSSKPQEVEAYTPDKLIGDVFLLADALSIPKFTIVGHDWGGAIAWGVALGGQHMRVERAVIANAPHPAIFQRLLYTNKVQREASQYIRGFRDSANDALVKEHGLTGLLLQEVKWDRPDAMEAEERDALLRDWQNRDAAFGMLNYYRASPIDVPAMDAPFELPEDWTPPDLPKLTIPTLVIWALDDLALPPENLEGLEDMVDPLTIVRVPDCGHFVPWEAPETVNRAMEDFLSA is encoded by the coding sequence ATGATGGAACTCAAGCGCGTGGAACTGGCGAACGGCATTCACCTCGACGTGGTGGACGAGGGGCCGACCGATGCGCCGGTGCTGATCTTCCTCCACGGCTTTCCCGAAAGCCACCGCACCTGGCGCCACCAGATCCGGCATTTCGCAGGCCGGTTCCGCTGCATCGCCCCGGACCAGCGCGGCTATCGCGGCTCGTCCAAGCCGCAGGAGGTCGAGGCCTACACACCCGACAAGCTGATCGGCGACGTGTTCCTTTTGGCCGATGCGCTCTCGATCCCGAAATTCACCATCGTCGGCCACGACTGGGGCGGCGCGATCGCCTGGGGGGTGGCGCTCGGCGGGCAGCACATGCGGGTCGAGCGGGCGGTGATCGCCAACGCACCGCACCCGGCGATCTTCCAGCGCCTGCTCTATACCAACAAGGTCCAGCGCGAGGCGAGCCAGTACATCCGCGGTTTCCGCGATTCCGCAAACGACGCTTTGGTGAAGGAGCACGGCCTTACCGGCCTGCTGCTGCAGGAGGTCAAGTGGGACCGGCCCGACGCGATGGAAGCCGAGGAACGCGACGCGCTCCTGCGCGACTGGCAGAACCGCGACGCGGCGTTCGGGATGCTGAACTACTACCGCGCCTCGCCGATCGACGTGCCCGCGATGGACGCGCCCTTCGAACTGCCCGAAGACTGGACCCCGCCCGACCTGCCGAAGCTCACCATCCCCACGCTCGTCATCTGGGCGCTGGACGACCTCGCCCTGCCGCCCGAAAACCTCGAAGGGCTGGAGGACATGGTCGACCCGCTCACCATCGTGCGGGTGCCCGATTGCGGACATTTCGTGCCCTGGGAAGCGCCCGAAACGGTCAACCGGGCGATGGAGGATTTCCTTTCCGCCTAG
- a CDS encoding BolA family transcriptional regulator — MSGSVAQEMETRLHEEFAPTRLEIVNDSAKHAGHSGDDGSGESHFTIVIEAPAFAEMNRLARQRAVIAALGDIVGERVHAVAIQASAPTQ; from the coding sequence ATGAGCGGATCGGTTGCGCAGGAAATGGAAACCAGGCTGCACGAGGAGTTCGCGCCCACCCGGCTCGAGATCGTCAACGACAGCGCGAAGCACGCAGGCCATTCGGGCGATGACGGTTCGGGCGAATCGCATTTCACGATCGTCATCGAAGCCCCCGCCTTCGCCGAAATGAACCGCCTCGCCCGCCAGCGCGCGGTGATCGCGGCGCTGGGCGACATCGTGGGCGAGCGCGTCCACGCCGTCGCGATCCAGGCCAGCGCCCCCACCCAATGA
- a CDS encoding glutathione S-transferase family protein — protein MAEFTFYTVAMSRGQISRWALHEAGADYEHVVFDWDTKPENFRDINPMGKVPALVHHHATSNGGAHDHTVTECAAINHYLAETHPQAGLLPDSHERAAYFRWLFFASGPLEQAIMARMMGWDVPAEREATTGFGSFERTLDALDGWLCAHDFAAGTRFTMADTYVGSQFVWGLRFGTIPERPSFKAYVERVTQRPAYGEANAIDAQLIAGAAG, from the coding sequence ATGGCCGAATTCACCTTCTACACCGTGGCCATGAGCCGGGGGCAGATTTCGCGCTGGGCGCTGCACGAGGCGGGCGCGGATTACGAACACGTCGTGTTCGACTGGGACACGAAGCCCGAGAATTTCCGGGACATCAACCCGATGGGCAAGGTCCCCGCGCTGGTGCACCACCATGCCACCAGCAACGGCGGGGCCCATGATCACACCGTCACCGAATGCGCCGCGATCAACCACTACCTCGCCGAAACGCACCCGCAAGCGGGCCTGCTCCCCGACAGCCACGAGCGCGCGGCCTATTTCCGCTGGCTGTTCTTCGCGAGCGGCCCGCTCGAACAGGCGATCATGGCGCGGATGATGGGCTGGGACGTGCCGGCCGAGCGCGAGGCGACCACGGGCTTCGGCTCGTTCGAGCGGACGCTCGATGCGCTCGACGGGTGGCTTTGCGCGCATGATTTCGCCGCCGGGACCCGCTTCACCATGGCCGACACCTATGTCGGCAGCCAGTTCGTCTGGGGCCTCAGGTTCGGCACGATCCCCGAACGGCCCTCGTTCAAGGCCTATGTCGAGCGCGTCACCCAGCGCCCCGCCTATGGCGAGGCCAATGCGATCGACGCGCAGCTGATCGCAGGGGCGGCAGGCTAG
- the cobS gene encoding cobaltochelatase subunit CobS — MPSEPDTTIDVKDTFGIDVDWQVPAFSANDEHVPELDRDYVFDPDTTLAILAGFAHNRRVMVQGYHGTGKSTHIEQVAARLNWPSVRVNLDAHISRIDLVGRDAIVLKDGLQVTEFKEGILPWALQHPVALTFDEYDAGRPDVMFVIQRVLEFDGRLTLLDQNRVITPNPWFRLFATTNTVGLGDTSGLYHGTQAINQAQMDRWNIVVALNYLPPETEQQIVKSKTPETDDKVIADMVKVAELTRQGFMNGDISTVMSPRTVITWAQNAAIFKSVGFAFRLSFLNKCDEAERMLVSEYYQRVFGEDLPEGAAKGR; from the coding sequence ATGCCCTCCGAGCCCGATACGACGATCGACGTGAAGGACACCTTCGGGATCGACGTGGACTGGCAGGTTCCCGCCTTTTCCGCCAATGACGAACACGTGCCCGAACTCGACAGGGATTACGTGTTCGATCCCGACACCACGCTCGCGATCCTCGCGGGCTTCGCGCACAACCGCCGGGTAATGGTGCAGGGCTATCACGGCACCGGCAAGTCGACCCATATCGAACAGGTCGCCGCGCGCCTCAACTGGCCGAGCGTGCGGGTGAACCTCGACGCGCACATCAGCCGCATCGACCTCGTCGGGCGCGATGCGATCGTGCTGAAGGACGGCTTGCAGGTGACCGAATTCAAGGAAGGCATCCTGCCGTGGGCGCTGCAGCACCCCGTCGCGCTGACCTTCGACGAATACGACGCGGGCCGCCCCGACGTGATGTTCGTGATCCAGCGCGTGCTCGAATTCGACGGGCGGCTCACCCTGCTCGACCAGAACCGCGTCATCACGCCCAACCCGTGGTTCCGCCTCTTCGCCACGACCAACACGGTTGGCCTCGGCGATACCAGCGGCCTCTATCACGGCACGCAGGCGATCAACCAGGCGCAGATGGACCGCTGGAACATCGTCGTCGCGCTCAACTATCTCCCGCCCGAGACCGAACAGCAGATCGTCAAGTCCAAGACGCCCGAAACCGATGACAAGGTCATCGCCGACATGGTCAAGGTCGCCGAACTGACCCGGCAGGGCTTCATGAACGGCGACATCTCGACCGTGATGAGCCCGCGCACCGTCATCACCTGGGCGCAGAACGCGGCGATCTTCAAGTCGGTCGGCTTCGCCTTTCGCCTGTCGTTCCTCAACAAGTGCGACGAGGCCGAGCGGATGCTGGTTTCGGAATATTACCAGCGCGTCTTCGGCGAGGACCTGCCGGAAGGGGCGGCGAAGGGGCGCTAG
- the thiL gene encoding thiamine-phosphate kinase, which produces MTLPEGITWDGVGIVNELDFVTALRSLPLHPGAQGLRDDCALIEIGDEVLVINMDSMAEDTHFKPSADLADVAWKLVALNLSDIASKGAEPIGVLLGYALGGDEDQRFLAGLADALTEYDVPLLGGDTIATTGASTFSITAIGRATCRPIPSRTRATPGEALFVTGPLGCAMLGFEGDKAHLEAFNRPRPRLVEGIALAPHVGAMMDISDGLLLDAYRMAEASDVTVMIDPQLVPVAAPDRLDECIRWGDDYELLFTAAWDAELPVHAVRIGLVEESGDAPLMLGASSFTDPDSLGYRHG; this is translated from the coding sequence ATGACCCTGCCCGAGGGGATTACTTGGGATGGGGTCGGGATCGTGAACGAACTGGATTTCGTGACCGCCCTGCGGAGCCTGCCGCTGCACCCGGGCGCGCAGGGATTGCGGGATGATTGCGCGCTGATCGAGATCGGCGACGAGGTGCTCGTCATCAACATGGACTCGATGGCCGAGGACACCCATTTCAAACCCAGCGCCGACCTTGCCGACGTCGCGTGGAAGCTCGTTGCGCTCAACCTGTCCGACATCGCCAGCAAGGGCGCGGAACCGATCGGCGTGCTGCTCGGCTACGCGCTCGGCGGGGACGAGGACCAGCGCTTCCTTGCGGGACTCGCCGATGCGCTGACCGAATACGACGTGCCGCTATTGGGCGGGGACACGATCGCGACGACCGGGGCGAGCACCTTCTCGATCACCGCCATCGGCCGCGCGACCTGCCGCCCGATCCCCTCGCGCACCCGCGCGACGCCGGGCGAGGCGCTGTTCGTGACCGGCCCGCTGGGCTGCGCCATGCTCGGCTTCGAAGGCGACAAGGCCCATCTCGAGGCGTTCAACCGCCCTCGCCCGCGGCTCGTCGAGGGGATCGCGCTCGCGCCCCATGTCGGCGCGATGATGGACATTTCGGACGGCCTGCTGCTCGATGCCTACCGCATGGCGGAGGCGAGCGACGTCACCGTCATGATCGATCCGCAGCTCGTCCCCGTCGCCGCGCCCGACCGGCTCGACGAGTGCATCCGCTGGGGCGACGATTACGAACTGCTGTTCACGGCCGCCTGGGACGCCGAACTGCCGGTCCACGCGGTGCGGATCGGGCTGGTCGAGGAATCGGGCGATGCACCGCTGATGCTCGGCGCGTCGAGCTTCACCGATCCCGATTCGCTCGGCTACCGCCACGGCTGA
- the nusB gene encoding transcription antitermination factor NusB — protein sequence MTSRNPRSRARSSARLAAVQALYQQQMEQTPLARLLDEFHQHRLGRTIDDDEHRDAVYAEAEVPFFDDIVRGVAARRAEIDDLLTARLASGWTLARLDKTMLQVLRAGAYELIARPDVPAGAAINEYVDVAKAFFDDREAKFVNGILDALAREVRG from the coding sequence ATGACTTCTCGCAACCCGAGATCCCGGGCCCGCTCCAGCGCGCGGCTCGCCGCGGTGCAGGCGCTCTACCAGCAGCAGATGGAGCAGACCCCGCTCGCCCGCCTGCTCGACGAATTCCACCAGCACCGGCTCGGTCGGACGATCGACGACGACGAGCACCGCGATGCCGTCTATGCCGAGGCCGAGGTCCCGTTCTTCGACGACATCGTGCGCGGGGTCGCGGCGCGGCGGGCGGAGATCGACGACCTCCTCACCGCTCGCCTCGCAAGCGGATGGACGCTCGCCCGGCTCGACAAGACGATGCTCCAGGTCCTGCGCGCGGGCGCCTATGAACTGATCGCCCGGCCCGACGTGCCCGCGGGCGCGGCGATCAACGAATATGTCGACGTGGCAAAGGCCTTCTTCGACGACCGCGAGGCGAAATTCGTGAACGGCATACTGGATGCGCTCGCCCGCGAGGTGCGCGGCTGA
- a CDS encoding SDR family NAD(P)-dependent oxidoreductase, with amino-acid sequence MDYAGRTAWITGASSGIGAALARDLAGRGAHVVLSGRDGERLAAVAKDCGEVLVLPFDVRDEAALARATARAIDWKGGVDLAFANAGVSQRSRALKTSMQVYRDIIDIDLTAQIAFSQGLIGHMTERGSGALAFVSSIAGKVGVPMRTAYCAVKFGLAGYADALRAELSQTGVGVHVIYPGSVATDVSRNAITGDGSRRGRSDRAIDEGIPAPEAAAKMLDEIAKGTREIIVARGMEEQMGEMRRTPDILFDQVAAMVASGYMEKLEAEG; translated from the coding sequence ATGGATTATGCGGGCAGGACCGCCTGGATCACGGGCGCGTCTTCGGGGATCGGCGCGGCGCTCGCGCGGGACCTCGCGGGGCGCGGGGCGCATGTCGTCCTGTCGGGCCGGGACGGGGAACGGCTGGCGGCGGTGGCGAAGGATTGCGGCGAGGTGCTCGTCCTGCCCTTCGACGTGCGCGACGAGGCGGCGCTTGCCCGTGCGACCGCCAGGGCCATCGACTGGAAGGGCGGCGTCGATCTCGCCTTTGCCAACGCGGGCGTTTCGCAGCGCAGCCGCGCGCTCAAGACCTCGATGCAGGTCTATCGCGACATCATCGACATCGACCTTACCGCGCAGATCGCCTTCTCGCAGGGGCTGATCGGCCACATGACCGAAAGGGGATCGGGCGCGCTCGCCTTTGTCTCCTCCATCGCGGGCAAGGTCGGCGTGCCGATGCGGACCGCCTATTGCGCCGTCAAGTTCGGCCTTGCAGGCTATGCCGATGCGCTGCGGGCGGAACTCTCGCAGACTGGCGTCGGCGTCCACGTCATCTACCCCGGTTCGGTCGCGACCGATGTCAGCCGCAACGCGATCACCGGCGACGGGTCGAGGCGCGGGCGCAGCGACCGGGCCATCGACGAGGGCATTCCCGCGCCCGAGGCGGCGGCAAAGATGCTCGACGAGATCGCCAAAGGCACGCGCGAGATCATCGTCGCGCGCGGGATGGAGGAACAGATGGGCGAAATGCGGCGCACGCCCGACATCCTGTTCGATCAGGTCGCGGCGATGGTGGCGAGCGGTTACATGGAAAAACTCGAGGCGGAGGGCTGA
- the hisG gene encoding ATP phosphoribosyltransferase, with protein MTSQLTFAVPKGRILDEALPVMARAGIVPEDGFHDKANRSLSFATQRADIGLIRVRAFDVATFVAHGAAQAGIVGSDVIEEFDYDDLYAPVDLDIGHCRLSVAKLAGDEAEDRSVSHLRVATKYPNLTRRHFEAAGVQAECVKLNGAMELAPSLGLARRIVDLVSTGRTLKENGLVETSRILDISARLIVNRAALKTDPRVAALVTAFREEVEARQAGAGAGAGAGQVAEAAA; from the coding sequence ATGACCAGCCAGCTTACCTTCGCCGTGCCCAAGGGGCGGATCCTCGACGAGGCGCTGCCCGTGATGGCGCGCGCCGGGATCGTGCCCGAGGACGGTTTCCACGACAAGGCGAACCGTTCGCTGTCCTTCGCCACGCAGCGCGCCGACATCGGCCTCATCCGCGTGCGCGCCTTCGATGTCGCGACCTTCGTCGCCCACGGCGCGGCGCAGGCGGGGATCGTGGGTTCGGACGTGATCGAGGAATTCGATTACGACGACCTCTACGCGCCGGTCGATCTCGACATCGGGCATTGCCGGCTTTCGGTCGCGAAGCTCGCCGGGGACGAGGCGGAGGACCGCTCGGTCAGCCACCTGCGCGTGGCGACCAAGTATCCCAATCTCACCCGCCGGCATTTCGAGGCCGCGGGCGTGCAGGCCGAATGCGTGAAGCTGAACGGTGCGATGGAACTCGCGCCGTCACTGGGCCTCGCGCGGCGGATCGTCGATCTCGTCTCGACCGGGCGCACGCTCAAGGAGAACGGGCTGGTCGAGACGAGCCGCATTCTCGACATCTCGGCGCGCCTCATCGTCAACCGCGCCGCGCTCAAGACCGACCCGCGCGTTGCCGCGCTGGTCACCGCCTTCCGCGAGGAGGTCGAGGCGCGGCAAGCGGGTGCGGGTGCGGGTGCGGGTGCGGGTCAGGTCGCGGAGGCGGCGGCCTGA
- a CDS encoding oxygenase MpaB family protein, with product MADPLESLRLRLVGQVRDLFNETGQQPVPPSDEALFARDTPIRRVHADLVGMMSGGIRGLLLQMLHPAALQGVLDHSNFRADMHGRLRRTARFIAVTTFGHRDEAMRAIDRVNRIHAKVGGTLPGGEPYTATDPRTLAWVHVVEAQSFLAGYLRHVRPEMPYAEQDEYYRQFAIIARALGADPVPESRREAEAIFRELRGDLKTSPEAREVARLVLTSRPEGTPQALQAVIAAEAVAMVPDWARAMLRLQRPVLGAIPARAATWGVGRTLRWAFRQT from the coding sequence ATGGCGGACCCGCTCGAATCCCTGCGCCTCCGTCTCGTCGGACAGGTGCGCGACCTGTTCAACGAGACCGGCCAGCAGCCCGTCCCCCCTTCGGACGAGGCGCTGTTCGCGCGCGACACGCCAATCCGGCGGGTCCATGCCGACCTGGTGGGCATGATGTCGGGCGGCATCCGCGGGCTGTTGCTGCAGATGCTCCATCCGGCGGCGCTGCAGGGCGTGCTCGACCATTCCAATTTCCGCGCCGACATGCACGGGCGGCTGCGCCGCACCGCGCGCTTCATCGCGGTCACGACCTTCGGCCACCGCGACGAGGCGATGCGCGCGATCGACCGGGTCAACCGCATCCATGCGAAGGTCGGGGGAACCCTGCCCGGCGGCGAGCCCTACACCGCAACCGACCCGCGCACGCTCGCCTGGGTCCACGTGGTCGAGGCGCAGAGCTTCCTGGCCGGATACCTGCGCCATGTCCGCCCCGAAATGCCCTATGCCGAACAGGACGAATATTACCGCCAGTTCGCGATCATCGCCCGCGCGCTCGGCGCCGATCCCGTGCCCGAGAGCCGGCGCGAGGCGGAGGCGATCTTCCGCGAGCTGCGGGGCGACCTGAAAACCTCTCCCGAAGCGCGCGAGGTCGCCCGGCTGGTGCTCACCTCCCGGCCCGAGGGCACGCCGCAGGCGCTGCAGGCGGTGATCGCGGCCGAGGCGGTGGCGATGGTGCCCGACTGGGCGCGCGCCATGCTGCGGCTGCAGCGCCCCGTGCTCGGCGCGATCCCCGCGCGCGCGGCGACCTGGGGCGTCGGGCGCACGCTGCGCTGGGCCTTTCGCCAGACCTGA
- the hisD gene encoding histidinol dehydrogenase — MQLLSTLDPDFEARFARIVADRRESASDVAASVAAILSAVKSRGDEALLEYTARFDHHHIGSEADWKIAPEACAAAYESLDKDLREALDLAAARIRAYHEAQLPENRDYRDEAGVRLGAIWRAVDAAGLYVPGGRAAYPSSLLMNAIPAKVAGVSRLAVCTPTPHGQTTPLVLAAAHVAGVDEIWRIGGAQAVGALAYGTGRIGAVDVITGPGNAWVAEAKRQLYGVVGIDMVAGPSEILVIADGDNDPDWIAADLLSQAEHDPTAQSILITDDAAFAALVEDSVTLQASQLSTEAVARESWETNGVVIVVGDLAREAPELANRLAAEHVELAIAEPDAMLRTIRHAGSVFLGRMTPEAIGDYVGGPNHVLPTGRRARFSSGLSVLDFMKRTSFLELSEAAFRAIGPAAATLAHAEGLPAHARSVELRRR, encoded by the coding sequence ATGCAGCTCCTCTCCACGCTCGATCCCGATTTCGAGGCCCGCTTCGCCCGGATCGTCGCCGACCGCCGCGAAAGCGCGAGCGACGTGGCGGCGAGCGTCGCCGCGATCCTCTCCGCGGTGAAGAGCCGCGGGGACGAGGCGCTGCTCGAATACACCGCGCGGTTCGATCACCACCACATCGGCTCGGAAGCGGACTGGAAAATCGCGCCCGAGGCCTGCGCTGCTGCCTATGAATCGCTCGATAAAGACCTGCGCGAGGCGCTCGACCTCGCCGCGGCGCGCATCCGGGCCTATCACGAGGCGCAGCTGCCCGAAAACCGCGACTACCGCGACGAGGCGGGCGTGCGGCTGGGCGCGATCTGGCGCGCGGTCGATGCGGCGGGGCTCTACGTCCCCGGCGGGCGCGCGGCCTATCCCTCCTCGCTGCTGATGAACGCGATCCCCGCCAAGGTCGCGGGCGTTTCCCGGCTCGCGGTCTGCACCCCGACGCCGCACGGGCAGACCACCCCGCTGGTGCTCGCGGCGGCGCACGTCGCGGGGGTGGACGAGATCTGGCGCATCGGCGGAGCCCAGGCGGTCGGCGCGCTGGCCTACGGAACCGGGCGGATCGGCGCGGTCGACGTCATCACCGGACCGGGCAATGCCTGGGTCGCCGAGGCGAAGCGCCAGCTCTACGGCGTGGTCGGGATCGACATGGTCGCCGGCCCTTCCGAAATCCTCGTCATCGCCGACGGGGACAACGACCCCGACTGGATCGCCGCCGACCTCCTTTCCCAGGCCGAACACGATCCGACCGCGCAATCGATCCTCATCACCGACGATGCCGCCTTCGCCGCGCTGGTCGAAGACAGCGTGACGCTGCAGGCCAGCCAGCTTTCGACCGAGGCGGTCGCGCGCGAAAGCTGGGAGACGAACGGGGTCGTCATCGTGGTTGGCGACCTGGCGCGCGAGGCGCCCGAACTCGCCAACCGGCTGGCGGCGGAACACGTCGAACTCGCCATTGCAGAGCCCGACGCGATGCTGCGCACGATCCGCCACGCCGGCAGCGTGTTCCTCGGCCGGATGACGCCCGAGGCCATCGGCGATTACGTCGGCGGGCCGAACCACGTGCTCCCGACGGGGCGACGGGCGCGCTTTTCGAGCGGGCTGTCGGTGCTCGACTTCATGAAGCGCACGAGTTTCCTCGAACTGTCCGAAGCGGCCTTCAGGGCGATCGGCCCGGCAGCGGCGACCCTCGCCCATGCCGAGGGCCTGCCCGCGCACGCGCGCTCGGTGGAGCTGCGCCGCAGATGA
- a CDS encoding NUDIX hydrolase codes for MTTGANGAVTRKRLRRSARLVVLAPGPMVLMFRYDIPGREPFWVTAGGECEPGESFEEAARRELLEETGIAADPGPQIARTTPEFVTPEGEPVRADERYFIVRVAEAAIDTSRHTALEQAWMNEHRWFALDELDDWPEALYPEGLRAMIEARLAGEDLG; via the coding sequence ATGACCACCGGCGCGAACGGCGCGGTGACGCGCAAGCGCCTGCGCCGCTCGGCGCGGCTTGTCGTGCTCGCACCTGGGCCGATGGTCCTCATGTTCCGCTACGACATTCCGGGCCGCGAACCCTTCTGGGTGACGGCGGGCGGCGAATGCGAGCCGGGCGAGAGCTTCGAGGAGGCTGCGCGGCGCGAATTGCTCGAGGAGACGGGCATCGCCGCGGACCCCGGCCCCCAGATCGCCCGCACCACGCCCGAATTCGTCACCCCCGAGGGAGAGCCGGTGCGCGCGGACGAGCGCTACTTCATCGTGCGCGTCGCCGAGGCTGCCATCGACACCTCACGCCACACCGCGCTCGAACAAGCGTGGATGAACGAGCACCGCTGGTTCGCCCTCGATGAATTGGACGACTGGCCCGAAGCGCTCTATCCCGAAGGCCTGCGCGCGATGATCGAGGCGCGGCTTGCCGGCGAGGACCTGGGATGA